In the Planctomycetota bacterium genome, CGCGTCGACGTGGGCGACTGCTGGGACCACTTCGTCCTGACCTTCGAGTATCCCGACGACGTGGCCGTCTCGTTCAGTTCGCGGCAGTTCGCCGGGCACGGCTCGCAGCCCGACGGCATCCGGAACCGCATGTTCGGCGACCAGGGCGTGCTCGAGACGGCGTACGGCGGGCAAGTCCTCATCCGCGGCAAGAACTTCTACCGCGGCGGGTCCAGCCCCCGCATCTACCAGGAAGGCGCCATTGCCAACATCGCGGCGTTCTGCGACTCGATCCGCAACGGCAAGGTCGACAACCCCACCGTTGCGCCCAGCGTCCAGAGCAACCTCATCACCGTCATGGGACGCATGGCTGCCTACACCGGCAAGGTCGTGACGTGGGAAGAAACGGTCAAGTCGACCGAAAAACTCGACGGCCGCCTCGACGGCCTGAAGGCATAGGACCGAGCCGCGGACTCCGCCCGCGGGGACCCGATCCGGACCGAGGTCACACGGGCGGGGCGCTCTTTACGCGGCGGATACGTGAGCAATTCGGGGTAAGGACTCTTTGGGGGTCGGGCGCACGCCCGCCGACGGGCCGGACTCGCAAGACTGACCTCACGGCGGACCGCCCGCGGCGGCGCCATCTCAACGAAAGGACCGAGCCATGGCAGAATCGAAAACGGACGGGATGGGCAGGCGTGGGTTTCTA is a window encoding:
- a CDS encoding gfo/Idh/MocA family oxidoreductase translates to FDKALSGDIITEQNIHTLDVMNWILQVPPLRAWGKGGRKVRVDVGDCWDHFVLTFEYPDDVAVSFSSRQFAGHGSQPDGIRNRMFGDQGVLETAYGGQVLIRGKNFYRGGSSPRIYQEGAIANIAAFCDSIRNGKVDNPTVAPSVQSNLITVMGRMAAYTGKVVTWEETVKSTEKLDGRLDGLKA